One part of the Segnochrobactrum spirostomi genome encodes these proteins:
- a CDS encoding mechanosensitive ion channel domain-containing protein, translating to MTARLSTDPRPFRPAARAASSSPARLIRAMAILVSAFMLAFVAATVWPTGSARAADAAKTSQSASQSGGLDAVLKAFPNGLTPEQLDAILAVTGETDLRSALRERLLSEGANTAQNQTQPTGTTLEQLRQRLLAVVTSLPTVPAAFAAAFAHPPAGAPALGPIGFLLRTSAIVLSGFAGLYLIRALWRRSPIARKASSGRRAVIGRALSAIVDVVAFLGGMVMFFLVMAPDNDVAPRILEDVLVTAAVPLIANRLANFILSPKIPGARLIGAPDNLARTILHQITIAAILLAIPLGLARILITLQVEENARAAANIVLSVVPVVYLMAVAGQYRDAVAADLARRLEVRDDLRPLIAGWLIAIRLYLAVLWIVMVGAILQGEPGIGIKMLASLLVLIAAPITAIFIRMPLARFYGEPIAQATPPRASWVDSDGDALPPVAEDAPPPPAEVRATGTRHVRRLMRVVWIVLIALAVLATFWIWGFDFESNTGIGGVVIRVLFNISIVLLLGYVGWALILRAIDRAYEAARNDAHSIKAQRLATLLPLFGKVLQVTLLAMTAMIVLSSLGVNIGPLLAGAGVVGIAIGLGAQQTVADILAGVFFLIEDSFRVGDYVEVGNLRGVVESISLRSMKLRHHRGAVHTLPFGQMKAVTNQTRDWALLRMDFRVDPNTDITLVKRLIKKIGTELSADPDMGPNFIEPLKSQGIRSVEDGAIVIGVKFIAKPNTQFVIRREAYTRILKAFKENHIELVGRGVVVKVEGADVSPEIAGAAAEAALDAGQGAKQ from the coding sequence GTGACCGCACGCCTTTCGACCGACCCGCGCCCGTTCCGGCCGGCGGCCCGCGCTGCATCATCCTCGCCGGCTCGATTGATCCGGGCGATGGCCATCCTCGTCTCGGCGTTCATGCTCGCATTCGTCGCGGCGACCGTCTGGCCGACCGGGTCGGCCCGCGCCGCCGACGCGGCCAAGACCAGCCAATCGGCCTCCCAGTCGGGCGGGCTCGATGCGGTGCTGAAGGCCTTTCCGAACGGTCTCACCCCCGAGCAGCTCGACGCCATCCTGGCGGTGACCGGCGAAACGGATCTGCGCTCCGCGCTGCGCGAGCGCCTGCTGAGCGAAGGCGCCAACACCGCGCAGAACCAGACACAGCCGACCGGCACCACCCTCGAACAGCTCCGTCAGCGCCTCCTCGCCGTCGTCACCAGCCTGCCGACGGTGCCGGCAGCCTTCGCCGCCGCCTTCGCCCATCCGCCGGCCGGCGCCCCCGCGCTGGGCCCGATCGGCTTCCTGCTGCGCACCTCCGCCATCGTCCTGTCCGGTTTCGCCGGCCTCTATCTCATCCGCGCGCTGTGGCGGCGCAGCCCGATCGCCCGCAAGGCGTCGTCCGGCCGCCGCGCCGTGATCGGACGCGCGCTCAGCGCCATCGTCGACGTCGTCGCCTTTCTCGGCGGCATGGTGATGTTCTTCCTCGTGATGGCGCCCGACAACGATGTCGCGCCGCGCATCCTCGAAGACGTCCTGGTGACCGCGGCGGTCCCGCTCATCGCGAACCGGCTCGCGAACTTCATCCTGAGCCCGAAGATTCCCGGCGCCCGGCTTATTGGTGCGCCCGACAATCTGGCCCGCACGATCCTGCACCAGATCACCATCGCGGCGATCCTCCTCGCGATTCCGCTCGGCCTCGCCCGTATTCTCATCACGCTCCAAGTCGAGGAGAACGCACGGGCAGCGGCGAACATCGTGCTGTCGGTCGTGCCCGTGGTCTATCTGATGGCGGTCGCGGGCCAATATCGCGACGCGGTGGCCGCCGACCTTGCACGCCGCCTCGAAGTCAGAGACGACCTTCGTCCGCTGATCGCGGGGTGGCTCATCGCCATCCGCCTCTATCTCGCGGTGCTGTGGATCGTGATGGTCGGCGCCATCCTGCAGGGCGAGCCCGGCATCGGCATCAAGATGCTCGCCTCGCTGCTGGTGCTCATCGCAGCGCCCATCACCGCGATCTTCATCCGCATGCCGCTCGCCCGCTTCTACGGCGAGCCGATCGCGCAGGCGACGCCACCGCGCGCCTCGTGGGTCGATTCGGACGGGGATGCCCTGCCCCCGGTCGCGGAGGACGCCCCGCCGCCACCCGCCGAGGTGCGCGCCACGGGCACGCGCCATGTCCGGCGGCTGATGCGGGTCGTCTGGATCGTCCTCATCGCGCTCGCGGTGCTGGCGACTTTCTGGATCTGGGGCTTCGATTTCGAGAGCAACACGGGGATCGGCGGCGTCGTCATCCGCGTGCTCTTCAACATCTCCATCGTGCTCCTGCTCGGCTATGTCGGCTGGGCGCTGATCCTCAGGGCGATCGACCGTGCCTATGAGGCGGCCCGCAACGATGCGCACTCGATCAAGGCGCAGCGTCTCGCGACCCTGCTGCCGCTGTTCGGCAAGGTGCTCCAGGTCACTCTGCTCGCCATGACGGCGATGATCGTGCTGTCGTCGCTCGGCGTGAACATCGGTCCATTGCTCGCCGGCGCCGGCGTCGTCGGTATCGCGATCGGCCTCGGTGCGCAGCAGACGGTCGCCGACATCCTCGCCGGCGTGTTCTTCCTGATCGAGGATTCCTTCCGCGTCGGCGATTATGTCGAGGTCGGCAACCTGCGCGGTGTCGTCGAGAGCATCTCGCTGCGCTCGATGAAGCTCCGCCACCATCGCGGCGCCGTGCATACCCTGCCCTTCGGCCAGATGAAGGCGGTGACCAACCAGACCCGCGACTGGGCGCTGCTCCGGATGGACTTCCGCGTCGATCCCAACACCGACATCACGCTGGTGAAGCGCCTCATCAAGAAGATCGGCACCGAGCTCTCGGCGGATCCGGATATGGGGCCGAACTTCATCGAGCCGCTGAAATCCCAGGGCATCCGCAGCGTCGAGGACGGCGCCATCGTCATCGGCGTCAAGTTCATCGCCAAGCCGAACACCCAGTTCGTGATCCGGCGCGAGGCCTATACCCGCATTCTCAAGGCCTTCAAGGAGAACCACATCGAACTCGTCGGGCGCGGCGTGGTGGTGAAGGTCGAGGGCGCGGACGTCTCCCCCGAGATCGCCGGCGCGGCGGCCGAAGCCGCACTCGATGCCGGCCAGGGCGCGAAACAATAA
- a CDS encoding c-type cytochrome has product MNRHISCVAAACLVFILAGLNAASAAILMVSVGGQTVSYTTGQLLSRSDVTTITIDKDLSYPGSMTYTVVPLAAVIGPLGMKAADTLQVQALDGYVAELPGDSVLNVSRSKPIAYLAIESPASPWPNLPGQSSSAGPFVIVWTGPNAVRQQWPYQIASLTEAPPAVQRWPQLAVGPEIGTKDPIRHGQTLFVSYCFVCHQLSGAGASNIGPDLGLPMPATQYFQPAALAKLIRDPALVRDWPGRRMPPFPKSILSDRDISDIIAYLTYKAGGAGQ; this is encoded by the coding sequence GTGAATCGGCACATTTCGTGCGTCGCAGCGGCGTGCCTCGTTTTCATTCTGGCCGGCTTGAATGCCGCGTCGGCCGCCATTCTCATGGTCTCGGTCGGCGGCCAGACCGTCAGCTACACGACAGGGCAACTGCTCAGCCGGTCTGACGTGACGACCATCACGATCGACAAGGACCTTTCCTATCCCGGATCGATGACCTACACGGTCGTGCCGCTCGCCGCCGTCATCGGCCCGCTCGGAATGAAGGCGGCCGACACGCTCCAGGTTCAGGCCCTCGACGGCTATGTCGCCGAACTGCCGGGTGACAGCGTCCTCAACGTCTCGCGGTCGAAGCCGATCGCCTATCTCGCGATCGAATCCCCGGCGAGCCCGTGGCCCAACCTGCCGGGCCAATCGTCGAGCGCCGGTCCCTTCGTCATCGTGTGGACCGGACCCAACGCCGTTCGCCAGCAATGGCCCTATCAGATCGCGTCCTTGACCGAGGCGCCGCCCGCCGTGCAGCGCTGGCCGCAGCTCGCCGTCGGGCCGGAGATCGGGACCAAGGATCCGATCCGCCACGGCCAGACCCTGTTCGTCTCCTATTGCTTCGTCTGCCACCAGCTCTCGGGCGCCGGCGCGTCGAACATCGGCCCCGATCTCGGGCTGCCGATGCCGGCGACGCAATATTTTCAGCCGGCGGCGCTCGCGAAGCTGATCCGCGATCCGGCGCTCGTCCGCGACTGGCCGGGCCGCCGCATGCCCCCGTTCCCGAAGAGCATCCTGAGCGATCGCGATATCTCGGACATCATCGCCTACCTGACCTATAAGGCCGGCGGCGCGGGGCAGTGA
- a CDS encoding sugar transferase: protein MKRLLDIVFSITGLVVGVPVMLVCAVLIRLDSPGNPLFAQIRVGRNGRLFVCYKLRTMRAGTPNVATHEASRASVTRIGQVLRKTKLDELPQLWNVLVGEMSLVGPRPCLPSQVALIEARRARGVLALRPGITGIAQVAGVDMSDPERLAVLDARYVGDHSLVTYFTLLFRTVFGAGRGDRVAS from the coding sequence ATGAAGCGACTGCTCGATATCGTCTTCTCGATCACGGGGCTCGTCGTCGGCGTGCCGGTGATGCTCGTCTGCGCGGTTCTGATCCGGCTCGATTCCCCCGGCAACCCGCTGTTCGCCCAGATCCGCGTCGGCCGCAACGGCCGGCTCTTCGTCTGCTACAAGCTCAGAACGATGCGGGCCGGCACGCCGAATGTGGCGACCCACGAGGCGAGCCGGGCCTCGGTGACACGTATCGGCCAGGTGCTGCGCAAGACCAAGCTCGACGAACTGCCGCAGCTCTGGAACGTGCTCGTCGGCGAAATGAGTCTGGTCGGCCCCCGTCCCTGCCTGCCGAGCCAGGTCGCGCTGATCGAGGCCCGCCGCGCGCGGGGCGTGCTCGCTTTGCGGCCCGGCATCACCGGCATCGCCCAGGTCGCCGGCGTCGACATGTCCGATCCGGAGCGCCTCGCCGTGCTCGATGCCCGCTATGTCGGCGACCACAGCCTCGTGACCTATTTCACGCTCCTGTTCCGCACCGTGTTCGGTGCGGGCCGGGGCGACCGCGTCGCGAGCTGA
- a CDS encoding ABC transporter substrate-binding protein, producing MRSERRILRALSLCSLAAAGFLATTLLADAADKITIMVGGYEKQIYLPAKLAEGLGYFKDEGLDVELLNEAAGVDAENQLLAGAVQGVVGFYDHCVDLQAKGKFVESVVQFSQAPGEVELVSNQYPDIKSFADLKGKNLGVTGLGSSTNFLTLFMASKAGLKPGEIVTVPVGAGGTFIAAMQQDQIQAGMTTEPTISRLVKTNAARVLVDLRTVEKTREALGGTYPAASLYMDSAWVAAHKDEVQKLANAFVKTLKFINTHSAAEIADKMPRDFYVGDKEGYIKALEAGKGMFTPDGVMPEDGPPTVLAVLSEFSKNVKGKQIDLSKTYTTEFVKAANASIGQ from the coding sequence ATGCGTTCTGAACGCAGGATTCTGCGCGCGCTTTCCCTTTGCTCGCTTGCCGCCGCCGGTTTTCTGGCGACCACCCTGCTCGCCGACGCCGCCGACAAGATCACCATCATGGTGGGCGGCTACGAGAAGCAGATCTACCTGCCGGCCAAGCTCGCCGAGGGCCTCGGCTACTTCAAGGACGAGGGTCTCGACGTCGAGCTGCTGAACGAGGCGGCCGGCGTCGATGCCGAAAACCAGCTCCTCGCGGGTGCCGTCCAGGGCGTCGTGGGCTTCTACGACCACTGCGTCGACCTTCAGGCGAAGGGCAAGTTCGTCGAGTCCGTGGTGCAGTTCAGCCAGGCGCCGGGCGAGGTCGAGCTCGTCTCCAACCAATATCCGGACATCAAGTCGTTCGCCGACCTCAAGGGCAAGAATCTCGGCGTGACCGGGCTCGGCTCTTCGACGAACTTCCTGACGCTCTTCATGGCCTCGAAGGCCGGGCTGAAGCCGGGCGAGATCGTCACCGTGCCGGTCGGCGCCGGCGGCACCTTCATCGCCGCCATGCAGCAGGACCAGATCCAGGCCGGCATGACGACGGAGCCGACCATCTCCCGCCTCGTGAAGACCAACGCGGCCCGCGTGCTCGTCGACCTGCGCACGGTGGAGAAGACCCGGGAGGCGCTCGGCGGCACCTACCCCGCGGCCTCGCTCTACATGGACAGCGCCTGGGTCGCCGCCCACAAGGACGAGGTGCAGAAGCTCGCCAACGCCTTCGTCAAAACGCTGAAGTTCATCAACACCCACTCCGCCGCCGAGATCGCCGACAAGATGCCGCGCGACTTCTATGTCGGCGACAAGGAGGGCTACATCAAAGCCCTCGAGGCCGGCAAAGGCATGTTCACGCCCGACGGCGTGATGCCGGAAGACGGCCCGCCGACGGTGCTCGCCGTGCTCTCGGAGTTCTCGAAGAACGTGAAGGGCAAGCAGATCGATCTGTCGAAGACGTACACGACCGAGTTCGTGAAGGCCGCGAACGCCTCGATCGGCCAATAA
- a CDS encoding O-antigen ligase family protein has translation MVVRKDGAAARRGSVTAVRGPDWAARLPAGLVYLAIAAVALVPSHPVWMIAYLGLTLIGLAALATDVGLRRQVFGDPTWRLALIGFVIVLGWQIVSLIGRGDVASGRTWGEAASSVSVFAYGLVILAARRRHPGFARDVLVVAAFVIALGVAIAAILQFGLHIGFNERLYLYGRANNPSTASTTIAFGVGAAAFAALAAQGRLRAALIAALLVNLIGLALTQSRGPITDIVLAGAVVVVASRLRPDIRPLGTVIATVCVLAIPLGLVLSEPLLHHALTSVCAGASGQSVCRPSYRFDIWQAALASIAAHPWFGAGPFAILDGKGNHPHNGYLVLAFYFGIPAAIGYVLVILNSYAAALRGFAAPLKRFALFGIVFAMLYMMTDLSNTFSFINTYYLFLWLPIFLALPAGDGTDA, from the coding sequence ATGGTGGTTCGTAAGGATGGGGCTGCCGCCCGGCGCGGCAGCGTGACGGCGGTGCGAGGCCCCGATTGGGCGGCCCGGCTGCCCGCGGGTCTCGTCTATCTGGCGATCGCCGCGGTCGCCCTCGTGCCGTCGCACCCGGTCTGGATGATCGCCTATCTCGGCCTGACCCTCATCGGGCTCGCGGCGCTCGCCACCGACGTTGGGCTGCGCCGTCAGGTGTTCGGGGATCCGACTTGGCGGCTCGCCCTCATCGGCTTCGTCATCGTACTCGGCTGGCAGATCGTCAGCCTGATCGGACGCGGCGACGTCGCCTCGGGACGCACCTGGGGCGAAGCGGCCTCGTCCGTCTCGGTGTTCGCCTACGGGCTCGTCATTCTGGCGGCGCGGCGGCGGCACCCCGGCTTCGCGCGCGATGTTCTCGTCGTGGCGGCGTTCGTGATCGCGCTCGGCGTCGCAATCGCGGCGATCCTCCAGTTCGGCCTCCACATCGGCTTCAACGAACGGCTCTATCTCTATGGCCGGGCGAACAATCCGAGCACGGCCTCGACGACGATCGCGTTCGGCGTCGGCGCCGCCGCCTTCGCGGCCCTGGCGGCGCAGGGCCGCCTGCGGGCCGCGCTCATCGCCGCGCTTCTCGTCAATCTCATCGGCCTCGCGCTCACCCAGAGCCGCGGCCCGATCACCGACATCGTGCTCGCGGGCGCCGTCGTCGTGGTGGCGAGCCGCCTGCGCCCGGACATCCGGCCGCTCGGCACGGTGATCGCGACGGTCTGCGTCCTCGCCATCCCGCTCGGGCTGGTGCTCTCCGAGCCGCTCCTGCACCACGCGCTGACGAGCGTCTGCGCCGGGGCGAGCGGGCAGAGCGTGTGCCGGCCGTCCTACCGCTTCGACATCTGGCAGGCCGCGCTCGCCTCGATCGCCGCCCATCCCTGGTTCGGGGCGGGGCCGTTCGCCATCCTCGACGGCAAGGGCAACCATCCCCACAACGGCTACCTAGTGCTCGCCTTCTATTTCGGGATTCCGGCCGCGATCGGTTACGTGCTCGTGATCCTGAATTCCTATGCCGCGGCGCTGCGCGGCTTCGCGGCGCCGCTGAAGCGCTTCGCGCTGTTCGGCATCGTGTTCGCGATGCTCTATATGATGACGGATCTCTCGAACACGTTCTCCTTCATCAACACCTATTATCTGTTCCTCTGGCTGCCGATCTTCCTGGCGCTGCCGGCGGGCGACGGAACGGACGCATGA
- a CDS encoding GNAT family N-acetyltransferase, producing the protein MSPPAALAIRPAVAGDGPGLLAIYNDAVLNTTSIWNETPSDLEGRLKWLEERTRAGFPVIVADIDGAVGGYATYGPFRPHEGYRHTAELSIYVRADLRGRGVGRALLAALIEIARAAKVHVLVGGIEATNAASIALHASLGFETAARLPQVGAKFGRWLDLQFMTKVLDDGPPQA; encoded by the coding sequence ATGTCGCCGCCCGCCGCCCTCGCCATTCGCCCCGCCGTCGCCGGCGATGGGCCGGGTCTCCTCGCGATCTACAACGATGCCGTGCTCAACACGACGTCGATCTGGAACGAGACCCCTTCGGACCTCGAGGGCCGGCTCAAATGGCTCGAGGAGCGCACCAGGGCGGGCTTTCCGGTGATCGTCGCCGACATCGACGGCGCGGTCGGCGGCTATGCGACCTACGGACCGTTCCGACCACACGAGGGCTATCGCCACACGGCCGAGCTCTCGATCTATGTGCGGGCCGATCTGCGCGGCCGCGGCGTCGGGCGTGCGCTCCTCGCCGCCCTGATCGAGATCGCCCGCGCGGCCAAGGTCCATGTCCTCGTCGGCGGCATCGAGGCGACCAATGCGGCGTCGATCGCGCTCCACGCCTCCCTCGGCTTCGAGACGGCAGCGCGGCTGCCCCAGGTCGGCGCCAAGTTCGGCCGCTGGCTCGACCTCCAATTCATGACGAAGGTGCTCGACGACGGGCCGCCACAGGCCTGA
- the lepA gene encoding translation elongation factor 4, whose product MTTEPRPLIRNFSIIAHIDHGKSTLADRLIQRTGALTEREMKEQVLDSMDIERERGITIKAQTVCLRYPAKDGNTYTLNLMDTPGHVDFAYEVSRSLAACEGSLLVVDASQGVEAQTLANVYQALDNNHEIVPVLNKIDLPAAEPDRVREQIEEVIGLDASEAVMISAKTGLGIDDVLEAIVKRLPAPKGDLDAPLKALLVDSWYDTYLGVVVLVRIVDGVLKRGSRIKMMGTGAAYDVDRVGTFTPKMVDSAELGPGEIGFIIAAIKEVADTRVGDTITDDRKPCAEPLPGFRPAQPVVFCGLFPVDAADFEDLRAAMGKLRLNDASFSFEMETSAALGFGFRCGFLGLLHLEIIQERLEREFNLDLIATAPSVVYKLVLTDGSEIELHNPADMPDVVKIEEIYEPWIRATILTPDDYLGAILKLCQERRGVQVDLSYVGKRAMATYDLPLNEVVFDFYDRLKSISKGYASFDYHLTDYKAGDLVKMQILVNAEPVDALSMLVHRSQSERRGRAMCEKLKDLIPQHLFQIPIQAAIGGKVIARETIRALRKDVTAKCYGGDATRKRKLLEKQKEGKKRMRQFGKVEIPQEAFIAALKVDV is encoded by the coding sequence ATGACGACCGAACCGCGCCCGCTCATCCGCAATTTCTCGATCATCGCGCATATCGACCACGGCAAGTCCACGCTTGCCGACCGGTTGATCCAGCGCACCGGCGCGCTCACCGAGCGCGAAATGAAGGAGCAGGTGCTCGATTCGATGGACATCGAGCGCGAGCGCGGCATCACCATCAAGGCGCAGACGGTGTGCCTCCGCTATCCGGCGAAGGACGGCAACACCTACACCTTGAACCTGATGGATACCCCCGGCCACGTCGACTTCGCCTACGAGGTCAGCCGGTCGCTTGCCGCCTGCGAGGGCTCGCTCCTCGTCGTCGATGCGAGCCAGGGCGTCGAGGCGCAGACCCTCGCCAACGTCTATCAGGCGCTCGACAACAATCACGAGATCGTCCCGGTCCTCAACAAGATCGACCTGCCGGCGGCCGAGCCCGACCGCGTCAGGGAGCAGATCGAAGAGGTGATCGGCCTCGACGCCTCCGAGGCGGTGATGATCTCCGCCAAGACCGGTCTCGGCATCGACGACGTGCTCGAAGCCATCGTGAAGCGCCTGCCGGCGCCGAAGGGAGACCTCGACGCGCCGCTGAAGGCGCTCCTGGTCGATTCCTGGTACGACACCTATCTCGGAGTCGTGGTGCTCGTGCGCATCGTCGATGGCGTGCTGAAGCGCGGCTCGCGCATCAAGATGATGGGTACGGGGGCGGCCTACGACGTCGATCGCGTCGGCACCTTCACCCCGAAGATGGTCGATTCCGCCGAACTCGGCCCCGGCGAGATCGGCTTCATCATCGCCGCCATCAAGGAAGTCGCCGACACCCGCGTCGGCGATACCATCACCGACGACCGCAAGCCCTGCGCCGAGCCGCTGCCGGGCTTCCGGCCGGCCCAGCCGGTGGTGTTCTGCGGCCTTTTCCCCGTCGATGCCGCGGATTTCGAAGACCTGCGCGCCGCGATGGGTAAGCTGCGCCTCAACGACGCCAGCTTCTCCTTCGAGATGGAGACCTCGGCCGCGCTCGGCTTCGGCTTCCGCTGCGGCTTCCTCGGCCTCCTCCACCTCGAGATCATCCAGGAGCGGCTCGAGCGCGAGTTCAATCTCGACCTCATCGCGACCGCCCCCTCGGTGGTCTACAAGCTCGTTTTGACCGACGGCTCCGAGATCGAGCTGCACAACCCGGCCGACATGCCGGACGTGGTGAAGATCGAGGAGATCTACGAGCCCTGGATCCGCGCCACGATCCTCACCCCCGACGATTATCTCGGCGCCATCCTCAAGCTCTGCCAGGAGCGGCGCGGCGTGCAGGTCGACCTCTCCTATGTCGGCAAGCGCGCGATGGCGACCTACGACCTGCCGCTCAATGAGGTGGTGTTCGATTTCTACGATCGCCTGAAGTCGATCTCGAAGGGCTATGCCTCGTTCGACTATCACCTGACCGACTACAAGGCCGGCGATCTCGTGAAGATGCAGATCCTGGTCAACGCCGAGCCGGTCGATGCGTTGTCGATGCTGGTGCACCGCTCCCAGTCCGAGCGTCGCGGCCGAGCCATGTGCGAGAAGCTGAAGGACCTCATCCCGCAGCATCTCTTCCAGATTCCGATCCAGGCCGCGATCGGCGGCAAGGTGATCGCCCGCGAGACCATCCGCGCCCTGCGTAAGGACGTGACCGCCAAGTGTTACGGCGGCGACGCCACCCGCAAGCGCAAGCTTCTCGAGAAGCAGAAGGAAGGTAAGAAGCGGATGCGCCAATTCGGCAAGGTCGAGATTCCGCAGGAAGCCTTCATCGCCGCCCTCAAGGTGGATGTCTGA
- a CDS encoding DoxX family protein, which produces MAAQQSRLSRYAPYMLGILRFITGLLFLEHGSSKLFGFPHSPMFDGLQIVSVFGIGGILELCGGILILLGAFTRIVAFVLAGEMAFAYWMFHFPQSPFPALNQGDAAILFCFIFLYLVFAGPGAFSLDGQRKA; this is translated from the coding sequence ATGGCCGCCCAGCAATCCCGTCTCAGCCGATATGCCCCCTACATGCTGGGCATTCTGCGCTTCATCACCGGCCTGCTCTTCCTGGAGCACGGCTCCTCGAAGCTGTTCGGCTTTCCGCACAGCCCGATGTTCGACGGTCTTCAGATCGTGTCCGTGTTCGGCATCGGCGGCATCCTCGAGCTTTGCGGCGGCATCCTGATCCTGCTCGGCGCCTTCACCCGGATCGTCGCCTTCGTGCTCGCCGGCGAGATGGCCTTCGCCTACTGGATGTTCCACTTCCCGCAGAGCCCGTTCCCCGCGCTGAACCAGGGCGACGCGGCGATCCTGTTCTGCTTCATCTTCCTCTATCTCGTCTTCGCCGGCCCGGGCGCCTTCAGCCTCGACGGGCAGCGCAAGGCCTGA
- a CDS encoding LysR family transcriptional regulator, which produces MDIDQLRTFDRIVREGSFTKAAARLNVTQATVSMRMRTLEDQLGGALFERGRKVRLTERGTTFLPYARRILTTLLEGEDALRSAQRGHVTVATLRSLAAPLVGNALVRFAEAHPLTEVIIAEGHHHDVAERVHDRGADLAVMGWPNLDPLLDDIEPIAIFREPVRLAVAPWLADEIGPEPTLDRVFAVVPRYLLIGWWQVYPDAVSAMRFRAKTVSTVSIGPALALAEAGHGIGYFVETALAPVLAAGRLAVVEPVDAPAIHRDTALVSIGGGLSARPLVAELARLIDEEAAALGMGRSAGRR; this is translated from the coding sequence ATGGATATCGACCAGCTTCGCACCTTCGACCGCATCGTGCGGGAGGGCAGTTTCACCAAGGCGGCGGCCCGGCTCAACGTCACCCAGGCGACGGTGTCGATGCGCATGCGCACCCTCGAGGACCAACTCGGCGGCGCCTTGTTCGAGCGCGGCCGCAAGGTGCGCCTGACGGAGCGCGGCACGACCTTCCTGCCCTATGCCCGGCGCATCCTGACGACGCTGCTCGAGGGCGAGGACGCGCTTCGCTCGGCCCAGCGCGGCCACGTCACGGTCGCGACCCTGCGCAGCCTCGCGGCGCCCCTCGTCGGCAATGCCCTCGTGCGTTTCGCCGAGGCCCATCCGCTCACCGAGGTGATCATCGCGGAAGGCCACCATCACGACGTGGCGGAGCGGGTCCACGACCGGGGTGCCGATCTCGCGGTGATGGGCTGGCCGAACCTCGATCCGCTGCTCGACGACATCGAACCGATCGCCATCTTCCGCGAGCCGGTCAGGCTCGCGGTCGCGCCGTGGCTCGCCGACGAGATCGGTCCCGAGCCGACGCTCGATAGGGTCTTCGCGGTGGTGCCCCGCTATCTCCTGATCGGCTGGTGGCAGGTCTATCCCGACGCCGTCAGCGCCATGCGGTTCCGGGCGAAGACGGTTTCCACGGTCTCGATCGGCCCGGCGCTCGCCCTCGCCGAAGCCGGGCACGGCATCGGCTATTTCGTCGAGACGGCGCTCGCCCCGGTGCTGGCCGCCGGGCGGCTCGCGGTGGTGGAGCCGGTCGATGCGCCGGCGATCCACCGCGACACCGCCCTCGTGTCGATCGGCGGCGGGCTCAGCGCGCGGCCGCTGGTGGCGGAACTCGCCCGCCTGATCGACGAAGAGGCGGCCGCGCTCGGCATGGGCCGGTCCGCTGGACGGCGGTAA
- a CDS encoding NAD-dependent epimerase/dehydratase family protein, whose amino-acid sequence MASDRDGDIHPTDRQARVLVTGAGGFVGRAVLDRLAGRLSLVGVTRGAPPQATPHIEWRHADLAAPLPPDLLDGITHVVHLAGLSAAPEAEDAAALLHTVNVDATRGLAEAALTGGVRRFVFMSSLHVHGVRPPRQPVRAESPLIATDPYGASKIAAERALAEIARRGLSVVALRPPLVAGPGAGGNLARLTSLVNRGLPLPFGGIHNRRPMIGTDSLARAVEAALFAPAAAGPYVLADGEGLSTGDLIRAIARGLGRPARLVPIPARAADFVLRAAGKAGAADRLFGSVTVDPSAAVAELGWRPADSAETAVVAMARAWKAKPSA is encoded by the coding sequence ATGGCCTCGGATCGGGACGGCGATATCCACCCCACCGACCGTCAAGCGCGTGTCCTGGTGACGGGGGCCGGCGGCTTCGTGGGCCGCGCCGTGCTCGACCGCCTCGCCGGCCGTCTCTCCCTTGTGGGTGTGACACGCGGCGCGCCCCCGCAGGCGACGCCCCACATCGAATGGCGCCACGCCGATCTGGCGGCGCCGCTTCCGCCCGATCTCCTGGACGGCATCACCCATGTCGTCCACCTCGCCGGCCTCTCCGCCGCCCCCGAGGCTGAGGACGCGGCGGCGTTGCTGCACACGGTCAATGTCGACGCGACCCGGGGGCTTGCGGAGGCCGCGCTCACCGGCGGCGTCCGCCGCTTCGTGTTCATGAGCAGCCTGCATGTCCACGGCGTGCGGCCGCCACGGCAGCCGGTGCGAGCGGAGAGCCCGCTCATCGCCACGGACCCGTACGGGGCTTCGAAGATCGCGGCCGAGCGCGCCCTCGCCGAGATCGCCCGGCGCGGCCTCTCCGTGGTCGCCCTGCGGCCTCCGCTCGTCGCGGGGCCGGGCGCCGGCGGCAACCTCGCCCGGCTGACGTCGCTCGTGAACCGCGGCCTCCCGCTCCCCTTCGGTGGTATCCACAATCGCCGGCCGATGATCGGCACCGACAGCCTCGCGCGGGCCGTGGAAGCCGCCCTGTTTGCGCCCGCCGCCGCGGGACCCTACGTGCTCGCCGACGGCGAAGGCCTCTCCACGGGGGACCTCATCCGCGCCATCGCCCGCGGCCTCGGCCGGCCTGCGCGCCTCGTCCCGATTCCCGCGCGTGCGGCGGACTTCGTCCTGCGCGCCGCCGGCAAGGCCGGTGCGGCCGACCGCCTGTTCGGCAGCGTCACCGTCGATCCGAGCGCGGCGGTCGCCGAACTCGGCTGGCGGCCCGCGGACTCCGCCGAAACCGCCGTCGTCGCGATGGCCCGCGCCTGGAAGGCCAAGCCTTCGGCCTGA